Proteins found in one Mycoplasmopsis citelli genomic segment:
- the pfkA gene encoding 6-phosphofructokinase: MRKIAILTSGGDAPGMNAAVAAIAKSAKANNLDPYVVLEGYKGLYYDQIEKADTLKLSNYASLGGTAIYSARFPEFKDPKVREVAIANLKKHNIDSLVVIGGDGSYMGAQTLHEAGVKTIALPGTIDNDIASSDITIGYDTALNTIVSAIDKIRDTANSHKRIMIVEVMGNQCGDLALYSGLATGAEMIITSEYRPSVSEIVQKAKELSMQPKRRSIVIVVSEKGYNIKELEQEISQATGWATRINPLNHIQRGGQPSAQERINASLMGIKAVEYLVEGKSGLAIGILNSDIVATPILEALSMKNPAKSKAIAKATKFNKLNQVY, encoded by the coding sequence ATGAGAAAGATTGCTATTTTAACTTCAGGAGGAGATGCTCCTGGAATGAATGCTGCTGTTGCAGCAATTGCCAAAAGTGCAAAAGCTAATAATTTAGATCCCTATGTAGTTTTAGAGGGATATAAAGGTCTTTATTATGATCAAATCGAAAAAGCTGATACTTTAAAATTAAGTAATTACGCTTCACTAGGAGGAACAGCCATTTACTCAGCTCGATTTCCAGAATTTAAGGACCCAAAAGTTCGTGAAGTAGCTATTGCAAATCTTAAAAAACATAATATCGATTCATTAGTTGTTATCGGAGGAGATGGAAGCTATATGGGGGCTCAAACTCTTCATGAAGCTGGAGTTAAAACTATTGCATTGCCAGGGACTATCGATAATGACATCGCTTCTTCAGATATTACTATTGGGTATGATACAGCTTTAAATACTATTGTTAGTGCAATTGATAAAATTCGTGATACTGCTAATTCGCACAAACGAATTATGATTGTTGAGGTTATGGGAAATCAATGCGGAGATTTAGCCCTTTATTCAGGTCTTGCAACTGGAGCTGAAATGATTATTACTAGCGAATATCGTCCTTCAGTTAGTGAAATTGTTCAAAAAGCTAAAGAGCTATCAATGCAACCAAAACGCAGAAGTATTGTTATTGTAGTTTCAGAAAAAGGTTATAATATCAAAGAACTTGAACAAGAAATTAGTCAAGCAACTGGATGAGCAACTCGGATTAATCCGCTAAATCACATTCAAAGAGGTGGACAACCAAGCGCTCAAGAGCGTATTAATGCTTCGTTAATGGGAATTAAAGCTGTTGAATATCTAGTTGAAGGAAAAAGCGGACTTGCTATTGGAATTTTAAATAGTGATATTGTTGCAACTCCAATTTTAGAAGCCTTAAGTATGAAAAACCCTGCAAAATCAAAAGCAATTGCTAAAGCAACTAAATTTAACAAACTTAATCAAGTGTATTAA
- a CDS encoding ABC transporter ATP-binding protein: protein MFKLLPTKIKMLFFYGICCILINIIGTMIIPILLAQFLPILTFKSGTLKTFEIVLFEKLTILQSNSQSDILIKLTALTLSIIFFTVIANIGAVLITTWAGEQSSMFYRNQLFQKYQKLSLKDISHLTKESLINRISNDIAQYWDFLISATSALIKAPLFIIIGFVFAFLTDMQLSWSIIVAIPLNVAILAFIFIKSTKLINANRVNLDHLTKDVSETINGARVVKVYNLQTKQKIKFDVSNNRWYKVESKVWKFISIGNPSFFVIVNLIIVLIYFIGGFRIINGGEVNPQVIAKLNVFVEYEVLISFGIVVFGQFLGTMVKAKVSARRYIEVYEHPYINLFVKQGHKIAGTNFNVAFKNVNFKYFKTAKEYAIENINFEIPWQKSFGIIGPTGSGKSTIANLLVNNMFLDEGSVTLSDYNVSEINTKDLHANVGIVYQEALLYSGTIKENLLFAKPDATSQEMNTALKAACAYDFVHAFDEALEHKIVQGGKNLSGGQKQRLSIARTLLLNPKILILDDSTSALDNITTKNLIENIKKYYQCTTIIISQKINSIKHADEIIVLEKGKIIGKGTHEELLESCSWYNDVFLNQTMH, encoded by the coding sequence ATGTTTAAGTTGTTACCAACAAAAATCAAAATGCTATTTTTTTATGGTATTTGTTGCATTTTAATTAATATTATTGGGACTATGATTATTCCTATTTTGCTTGCGCAATTTCTTCCAATTTTAACTTTTAAAAGCGGGACATTAAAAACGTTTGAAATAGTGCTATTTGAAAAGCTTACGATACTTCAAAGTAATAGCCAAAGTGATATTTTAATTAAATTAACCGCTTTAACATTATCTATTATCTTCTTTACAGTAATAGCTAATATTGGAGCGGTTTTAATTACAACTTGGGCAGGTGAGCAATCTTCAATGTTTTATCGGAACCAATTATTCCAAAAGTACCAAAAATTAAGCTTAAAAGATATTTCGCATTTAACTAAAGAAAGTTTAATTAACCGGATTTCAAATGATATTGCTCAGTACTGAGATTTTTTAATTAGTGCTACTAGTGCATTAATTAAAGCTCCTTTATTTATAATCATTGGTTTTGTGTTTGCTTTTTTAACTGATATGCAACTTTCATGATCAATTATTGTGGCCATTCCCTTAAATGTTGCAATTTTAGCTTTTATTTTTATTAAAAGTACAAAATTAATCAATGCAAACAGAGTTAACTTAGATCATCTAACTAAAGACGTTAGCGAAACTATAAATGGAGCTAGAGTAGTTAAAGTTTATAATCTCCAAACTAAACAAAAAATTAAATTTGATGTTTCAAACAATCGTTGATACAAAGTTGAAAGCAAAGTTTGAAAATTCATCTCAATTGGTAACCCTTCATTTTTTGTTATTGTTAATTTAATTATTGTTTTAATTTATTTTATTGGTGGATTTAGAATTATTAATGGTGGAGAAGTTAATCCTCAAGTAATTGCTAAGCTAAATGTTTTTGTTGAATATGAAGTTCTTATTTCCTTTGGAATTGTTGTTTTTGGACAATTTTTAGGAACAATGGTTAAAGCTAAAGTTTCTGCAAGACGCTATATCGAAGTATATGAACACCCTTATATTAATTTATTTGTTAAGCAAGGACACAAAATTGCAGGAACAAATTTTAATGTTGCTTTTAAAAATGTAAACTTCAAATATTTTAAAACCGCAAAAGAATATGCCATTGAAAATATTAATTTTGAAATTCCCTGGCAAAAAAGCTTTGGAATTATTGGTCCAACTGGCTCAGGAAAAAGCACAATAGCAAATTTACTAGTTAATAATATGTTTTTAGACGAAGGAAGTGTAACTTTATCTGATTATAATGTTAGCGAAATTAACACCAAAGATTTACATGCAAATGTAGGAATAGTTTATCAAGAAGCATTGCTATATTCTGGGACTATTAAAGAAAATTTATTATTTGCCAAACCAGATGCAACTAGCCAAGAAATGAATACCGCCTTAAAGGCAGCTTGTGCATACGATTTTGTTCATGCTTTTGACGAGGCACTTGAACATAAAATTGTTCAAGGTGGAAAAAACCTTTCCGGAGGACAAAAACAACGTCTTTCTATTGCTCGTACCTTATTACTTAATCCAAAAATCTTAATTTTAGATGATTCTACTTCAGCACTAGATAATATCACCACTAAAAATCTAATTGAAAATATTAAAAAATATTACCAATGCACTACTATTATTATTTCCCAAAAAATCAATTCAATTAAGCACGCAGATGAAATTATTGTTTTAGAAAAAGGAAAAATCATTGGTAAGGGAACACATGAAGAGCTTCTTGAAAGTTGTTCATGATATAATGATGTCTTTTTAAACCAAACTATGCACTAA
- the thiI gene encoding tRNA uracil 4-sulfurtransferase ThiI encodes MYSKILIRYGELVLKKKNRKQFIEKLSNNIFKITGSKPEVEFDRMYLNYSEELMDKLQYVFGISSYSPVVVVENDFEKLKQAALLLVKKTSKTFKIAARRNYKKFEYKSDQINHLLGAYLLENTALKVDVHSPDQIFYVEVRSKCTYIFSEYFDGLGGLPTGSSGKGLHLISGGFDSPVAAYLMMKRGVELQFLSFLTPPQTDAKTKEKILNLVGVLSKFQGQSTLYFADYSKLMNYISLVSKESYKINLMRRSFYRIANQLATQKNLLCISNGENLGQVASQTLESLNVISSVAEKVILRPLITYDKNEIINIAKKIQTHDISIIKANETCELFAPKAPVTRPLLQVAISLEEELSLINSLEMQLLDQGIETLQIKGKYH; translated from the coding sequence ATGTATAGCAAAATTTTAATTCGCTATGGTGAATTGGTCTTGAAAAAGAAAAATCGCAAGCAATTTATTGAAAAACTAAGCAACAATATCTTTAAAATTACTGGTTCTAAACCTGAAGTTGAATTTGATCGCATGTATTTAAATTATTCTGAAGAACTGATGGATAAACTTCAATACGTTTTCGGAATAAGTTCATATTCACCAGTGGTAGTAGTTGAAAATGATTTTGAAAAATTAAAGCAAGCAGCTTTGTTACTTGTTAAAAAAACGAGCAAAACTTTTAAAATTGCTGCTCGCAGAAATTATAAAAAATTTGAATATAAATCAGATCAAATAAACCATCTTTTAGGAGCATATCTTTTAGAAAATACTGCATTAAAAGTGGATGTTCATTCTCCGGATCAAATTTTTTATGTTGAAGTTAGAAGCAAATGTACATATATTTTTAGTGAGTATTTTGATGGACTTGGAGGTCTTCCGACTGGAAGTAGTGGAAAAGGACTGCATTTAATTAGTGGTGGTTTTGATTCTCCGGTTGCTGCGTATTTAATGATGAAACGGGGAGTTGAACTACAATTTTTATCGTTTTTAACCCCGCCACAAACTGACGCCAAAACTAAAGAAAAGATTTTAAATTTAGTTGGTGTTTTATCGAAATTTCAAGGACAAAGTACGCTTTATTTTGCTGATTATTCAAAATTGATGAACTATATTTCTCTAGTTTCTAAAGAATCATACAAAATCAATTTGATGCGTCGCAGTTTTTATCGAATTGCCAATCAACTTGCAACTCAAAAAAACCTTCTTTGTATTTCCAATGGAGAAAATTTAGGGCAAGTAGCTTCACAAACTCTTGAATCATTAAATGTTATTAGTTCAGTAGCTGAAAAAGTCATTTTAAGACCTTTAATTACTTATGACAAAAACGAAATTATTAACATTGCTAAAAAAATTCAAACTCACGACATTTCAATTATCAAGGCCAATGAAACTTGCGAATTATTTGCTCCAAAAGCTCCAGTAACACGCCCTTTATTACAAGTAGCCATTTCTTTAGAAGAAGAATTATCGTTAATAAATTCTTTGGAAATGCAACTGCTTGATCAAGGAATTGAAACACTTCAAATCAAAGGAAAATATCATTAA
- a CDS encoding bifunctional 5,10-methylenetetrahydrofolate dehydrogenase/5,10-methenyltetrahydrofolate cyclohydrolase → MQILTGKELAKRELEKLKTELAEMKLIRKPRLAIIQVGDNPASNKYVQQKLQKSEYIGIEGKLFKYPEKISQNRLLQKMDDINEWADGVIVQLPLPEHIPVQVILDAVPYDKDVDGLSTKNEFFLYNEAGKCFIPATARAVLELMHEYNIEVKDKKVCVVGRSHVVGKPLAHIIKRRGANVATFDENTGIKGIESADILIVAIGVARYVKANNVKEGSIVIDVGTNLDAQIPDEIYGDVDFESVKEKVSAITPVPGGVGPMTVVCLLKNLVDTLK, encoded by the coding sequence ATGCAAATACTAACTGGTAAAGAATTAGCCAAAAGAGAATTAGAAAAACTTAAAACCGAATTAGCTGAAATGAAGCTTATTCGTAAACCAAGATTGGCCATTATTCAAGTTGGAGATAACCCTGCTTCAAATAAATATGTTCAACAAAAACTTCAAAAGTCTGAATATATTGGAATTGAAGGAAAATTATTTAAGTACCCTGAAAAAATCTCTCAAAATCGTTTATTGCAAAAAATGGATGATATAAATGAATGAGCTGATGGGGTTATTGTTCAACTTCCGCTTCCTGAACATATTCCTGTTCAAGTTATTTTAGATGCGGTTCCTTATGATAAAGATGTCGATGGACTTAGCACTAAAAACGAATTTTTCTTATACAACGAAGCTGGAAAATGCTTTATTCCAGCTACTGCTCGAGCAGTACTAGAATTAATGCATGAATACAACATTGAAGTTAAAGATAAAAAAGTTTGCGTAGTTGGAAGAAGTCACGTTGTTGGTAAGCCACTTGCACATATTATTAAACGTCGCGGGGCTAATGTGGCTACTTTTGACGAAAATACAGGAATTAAGGGAATCGAAAGTGCTGATATTTTAATTGTTGCCATTGGAGTAGCTCGATATGTTAAAGCAAATAACGTAAAAGAGGGGTCTATTGTAATTGATGTAGGAACTAATTTAGATGCACAAATTCCTGATGAAATTTATGGAGATGTGGATTTTGAATCAGTAAAAGAAAAAGTTTCAGCTATTACTCCTGTCCCTGGTGGAGTTGGTCCTATGACAGTTGTGTGCTTATTAAAAAATTTAGTAGATACTTTAAAATAA
- a CDS encoding ABC transporter ATP-binding protein, producing MSKKKKISDIDKYYDSSFSMVQTLKTVFRYLKEEKTRLLWGNLFAFLNAAFYVAGSVLIGLIVQDFFEPLVRGEITLEQFNWNKFLLYLGALAGSFIIYGFFRYFESYLYIRVCYGLGTKLRARIMNKLFKTPIKYYDQQQAGNIISIIINDINAVNDTLFQITTQLFTSLWNVILSIIVMAFVSSILTIIVFPLSIFLFFVSFIVIGKSQRYFVANQNAFGKMNGYVEEMLTNTKVTNSFDRQEQVLNGLKQITKEIRNIAFKGDTSARFFDVWFQLVSNILVLVISGLAALFFVKGIPVYGIAGFGSNPDGTASAALIVTYVSLNWNFIGPFQNLLNIVFALQVGTASSNRVFKLTELNFKPREPENIEINNIKGEVEFKNVSFKYLDHANTYQLKNASFKVKPGQVVAFVGPTGAGKTTIINLLSKFYDYNEGSILIDGNELRNIKTKMLRSHMTVVLQDSFLFNETIYDNLTLGNKNITKEQVIAAAKLTNIHHFIMTLPNDYDTLVENNGQNISQGERQLISLARAILSDKNLLILDEATSSIDSSTEIIVQNSIRHLTKNKTSFIIAHRLSTIKNADIIMVINNGEIVESGNHQELLNRKGFYYNLYHSQYK from the coding sequence ATGTCGAAAAAAAAGAAAATAAGTGACATTGATAAGTATTACGATAGTTCCTTTTCGATGGTTCAAACCCTAAAAACAGTCTTTAGATACTTAAAAGAAGAAAAAACCAGATTACTTTGAGGAAATTTATTTGCGTTTTTAAATGCTGCCTTTTATGTAGCTGGAAGCGTGTTAATTGGATTAATTGTTCAAGATTTTTTTGAACCTTTAGTTCGCGGAGAAATTACTCTTGAACAATTTAATTGAAATAAATTTTTACTATATTTAGGGGCTTTAGCAGGTTCATTTATTATTTATGGATTTTTTAGATACTTTGAAAGTTATTTATATATTCGAGTGTGCTATGGACTCGGAACTAAATTAAGAGCTCGAATAATGAACAAATTATTCAAAACTCCAATTAAATACTATGACCAGCAACAAGCTGGAAATATTATTTCTATAATTATTAATGATATTAATGCTGTTAATGATACTTTATTTCAAATTACTACACAATTATTCACTAGTTTATGAAATGTGATTTTAAGTATTATTGTAATGGCTTTTGTTTCTTCGATATTAACAATTATTGTCTTTCCGCTATCAATTTTTTTATTTTTTGTCTCATTTATTGTGATTGGAAAATCGCAAAGATATTTTGTAGCTAATCAAAATGCTTTCGGAAAAATGAACGGATATGTTGAAGAAATGTTAACTAACACCAAAGTAACTAACTCTTTTGATCGTCAAGAGCAAGTGCTTAATGGACTAAAACAAATTACTAAAGAAATTCGTAATATCGCCTTTAAGGGAGATACCTCAGCTCGCTTTTTTGATGTGTGATTTCAACTAGTATCTAATATTTTAGTTTTAGTAATTTCAGGGCTTGCAGCACTATTTTTTGTTAAAGGAATTCCTGTTTATGGAATTGCCGGATTTGGTTCAAATCCTGATGGAACTGCTTCGGCGGCTTTAATTGTTACTTATGTTTCATTGAATTGAAACTTTATTGGACCATTTCAAAACTTGCTTAATATTGTTTTTGCTCTACAAGTAGGAACTGCATCATCAAATCGGGTATTTAAATTAACTGAGTTAAATTTTAAACCCCGTGAACCAGAAAATATTGAAATTAATAACATTAAAGGAGAAGTTGAGTTTAAAAATGTTTCTTTTAAATATTTAGATCACGCAAATACTTACCAACTTAAAAACGCTTCTTTTAAAGTTAAACCAGGTCAAGTTGTTGCTTTTGTAGGACCTACTGGAGCTGGAAAAACTACCATTATCAACTTGCTAAGCAAATTTTATGATTATAATGAAGGTTCAATTTTAATTGATGGAAACGAACTTCGCAACATTAAAACTAAAATGCTCCGAAGCCATATGACCGTTGTGCTTCAAGATTCATTTTTATTTAATGAAACTATTTATGATAACTTAACCCTAGGAAATAAAAATATTACCAAAGAACAAGTTATTGCAGCTGCTAAATTAACTAATATTCACCACTTTATTATGACTCTTCCAAATGATTATGACACTTTAGTGGAAAATAATGGTCAAAATATCTCTCAAGGAGAACGGCAACTTATTTCACTAGCTCGAGCAATTTTAAGTGATAAAAATTTACTTATTTTAGATGAAGCTACTTCAAGTATTGATTCAAGTACTGAAATTATTGTTCAAAACTCAATTCGTCATCTAACCAAAAACAAAACCTCATTTATTATTGCTCACCGGCTTTCAACTATTAAAAATGCCGATATTATTATGGTAATTAACAATGGAGAAATTGTTGAAAGCGGTAATCACCAAGAACTCCTTAATAGAAAAGGTTTTTACTATAATTTATACCATTCTCAATACAAATAA
- a CDS encoding HAD family hydrolase, protein MRNKWAIFSDVDGTVYSFPDKKLSQVNLEKIQELKIKGVPFILNTGNPPYEKIQRLADSTLSPYIVCSNGALVFDNVNKKTIFIEKMPLSEVQKIWKVAEKNNSPLYYFGTDQYYVKNMPKKWFDFLVDFTEYNEFQTHGEIVEDIHKIEVYGDPEVIEKFYSDAIKEDINLNIINLKTHIEITKKGISKATGMAWVCENVLNMNVEDAMSIGDSPNDISMLEVSNYSYAMDNADPLTKQSAKFYTSDVTQNGLAEAIDDYLYRSDFELKRAVSQKGKN, encoded by the coding sequence ATGAGAAATAAATGAGCTATTTTTAGTGATGTAGATGGGACTGTTTACTCATTCCCTGATAAAAAATTAAGTCAAGTCAATTTAGAGAAAATTCAAGAGCTTAAAATAAAAGGTGTTCCTTTTATTTTAAATACTGGAAATCCCCCTTATGAAAAAATTCAACGTTTAGCTGATAGTACTTTATCGCCATATATTGTTTGTTCAAATGGAGCCCTTGTTTTTGATAATGTTAATAAAAAAACTATTTTCATTGAAAAAATGCCTTTATCAGAAGTTCAAAAAATTTGAAAAGTTGCTGAAAAAAATAATTCCCCACTATATTATTTTGGAACAGATCAATATTATGTTAAAAATATGCCTAAAAAATGATTTGATTTTTTAGTTGATTTTACTGAATATAATGAGTTTCAAACCCATGGAGAAATCGTGGAAGATATCCATAAAATCGAAGTATACGGAGATCCTGAGGTTATTGAAAAGTTTTACAGCGATGCAATTAAAGAAGATATTAATTTAAATATTATCAATTTAAAAACTCACATCGAAATTACCAAAAAAGGAATTTCAAAAGCCACTGGAATGGCTTGAGTTTGCGAAAATGTGTTAAATATGAATGTTGAAGATGCAATGAGCATTGGAGATTCTCCAAATGATATTTCTATGCTTGAAGTTTCAAATTATTCATATGCTATGGATAATGCCGATCCATTAACTAAGCAAAGTGCAAAATTTTACACTTCAGATGTAACTCAAAATGGGCTTGCTGAAGCTATTGATGATTACTTATATCGTAGTGATTTTGAGTTAAAACGTGCTGTTTCTCAAAAAGGAAAAAACTAA
- the efp gene encoding elongation factor P, whose translation MINVNEFKPGITFQDEGEIFVVLEAQHSKQGRGQANVKAKVKNLRTGSTTIKTYTGGDKVKPAHIDKRKMNYLYSDGSNIILMDNETYEQVEIPVKNVEWELNFLIENSEVQIRKFQDEVLDVELPINVDIKVVEAPDAVKGNTTTNPQKKVVLETGFELETPMFIKENDIITVSTETGKYVGKANK comes from the coding sequence ATGATTAATGTAAACGAATTTAAACCTGGAATTACCTTCCAAGATGAAGGTGAAATTTTTGTTGTTTTAGAAGCTCAGCATTCAAAACAAGGGCGTGGACAAGCTAATGTTAAAGCTAAAGTTAAAAATCTTCGTACCGGTTCAACTACCATCAAAACATATACCGGAGGAGATAAAGTAAAACCTGCCCACATTGACAAAAGAAAAATGAATTACTTATATTCAGATGGAAGCAATATTATTTTAATGGATAATGAAACTTATGAACAAGTTGAAATTCCAGTAAAAAATGTTGAGTGAGAATTAAACTTTTTAATCGAAAATAGCGAAGTACAAATTCGTAAATTCCAAGATGAAGTTTTAGATGTGGAATTACCAATAAATGTGGATATTAAGGTGGTTGAAGCTCCTGATGCAGTTAAAGGAAATACCACCACAAATCCACAAAAGAAAGTTGTTTTAGAAACTGGATTTGAGCTTGAAACTCCAATGTTTATTAAAGAAAATGACATTATTACCGTTTCAACTGAAACTGGAAAATATGTGGGAAAAGCTAATAAATAA
- a CDS encoding MMB_0454 family protein, translating into MNWIDVSYNVNQKYIVTESAILDAINNVFSEIKNSKLISVPRLSFAEDHSNVDVYLDVKISKTPKDSLYSCVAEIVKSVEQSIKLLIDKNPANVQICLVDN; encoded by the coding sequence ATGAATTGAATTGATGTTTCGTATAATGTAAATCAAAAGTATATTGTTACTGAAAGTGCTATTTTAGATGCAATAAACAATGTTTTTAGTGAAATTAAAAACTCTAAATTAATTTCAGTACCCCGTCTTAGCTTTGCTGAAGACCATTCAAATGTTGATGTATATTTGGATGTTAAAATTAGTAAAACACCTAAAGATAGTTTATACTCTTGTGTTGCAGAAATTGTTAAATCAGTTGAACAATCAATTAAATTATTAATTGATAAAAATCCGGCAAATGTGCAAATTTGTCTTGTTGACAATTAA
- a CDS encoding valine--tRNA ligase: MNKIYDHKKVEAGIEQKWVKKKFFMTHDKSKKPFSILLPPPNVTGKLHLGHALDVYIPDTLIRYKKLKGYDVMWLPGMDHAGIATQSKVEDVLYQSTGLTRHDLGREKFLNKIWEWKDEYAQVFRQQWSKVGLALDYSKERFTLDADANKAVNKVFIDLYNKGFIYRGLRAINWDIKLQTALSNIEVNPEPTAQKMYYINYHLENSNKFLTIATVRTETLLSDVALVFNPKDKRYQQFLGQKVIHPLTGKAIPILESDYVDPNFGTGVMKLSAHAEADIEIIQKLNLEIIETIDKSGLINAPGSRFDKMERFEARQAIAKYLQEHNKLLKVEDTISNVGLSERSKNPVEILVLPQWFVKMDHFAKVILEELKTKEAVKFFPKRFKNVLKKWMENIHDWNISRQLWWGHQIPAWYNKNGNIKVQEESPGKDWVQDPDVLDTWFSSGIAPFSFLRWPTKNEDLNRFYPFSLLVTGYDLIFFWVARMYFLGKEFMGEKPFKHLLLHGLIRDQYGQKMSKSLNNGVDPMDMVEQYGSDALRWFLITNTSPGMDIKFSTEKVQSAWRINNKLWNIAHFINSLDAKNVQKSDADYWINNKLASLNKVINKAMKNYDFAVVGTEIQRYLFNDLSGWYIEMIKNNPSKKHALEVLRKTLIILHPFMPFITDKIYSELFDAELLDNNIPMIRITKQTQYIDNIIEIVTEIRKYRETNQISKKEYINYALEKQLNQEHLQIINKMAYAQYVPNSDFLITLSKNNLFIQINEQLKEQNKQLLLEKIKFTQSEIDRASKILSNANFVAKAPKEKVQIEQEKLAKYQQDLIKYQEELKCKY; the protein is encoded by the coding sequence ATGAATAAAATCTATGATCATAAAAAAGTTGAAGCAGGAATTGAACAAAAATGGGTCAAAAAAAAGTTTTTTATGACCCATGATAAAAGCAAAAAACCTTTTTCAATTTTACTCCCACCACCTAATGTAACAGGGAAGTTACACCTTGGACATGCACTAGATGTATACATTCCAGATACTTTAATTCGTTATAAAAAACTTAAAGGCTATGATGTAATGTGGCTTCCAGGTATGGATCATGCTGGAATTGCTACTCAAAGCAAAGTTGAAGATGTTTTATATCAAAGCACTGGATTAACTAGACATGACCTTGGCAGAGAAAAATTTCTTAATAAAATCTGAGAATGAAAAGACGAATATGCTCAAGTTTTTAGACAACAATGGTCAAAAGTAGGGCTTGCTCTAGATTATTCAAAAGAACGCTTTACATTAGATGCAGATGCTAATAAAGCTGTTAATAAAGTATTTATTGATTTATACAATAAAGGATTTATTTATCGTGGCTTAAGAGCTATTAATTGGGACATTAAGCTCCAAACGGCACTTTCAAATATCGAAGTTAATCCTGAGCCAACTGCTCAAAAAATGTATTACATTAATTATCACTTAGAAAATTCAAATAAGTTTTTAACAATTGCAACTGTAAGAACTGAAACTTTACTTAGTGATGTAGCTCTTGTATTTAATCCTAAAGATAAAAGATACCAACAATTTTTAGGACAAAAAGTTATTCATCCACTCACAGGAAAAGCAATTCCAATCTTAGAAAGTGATTATGTTGATCCTAATTTTGGAACTGGAGTAATGAAGCTTTCTGCTCATGCTGAAGCTGATATTGAAATTATTCAAAAATTAAATTTAGAAATTATTGAAACCATTGATAAAAGCGGATTAATTAATGCTCCCGGAAGTCGTTTTGATAAAATGGAACGTTTTGAAGCACGTCAAGCAATTGCTAAATATCTTCAAGAGCATAATAAACTATTAAAAGTTGAAGATACTATTTCCAATGTTGGATTAAGTGAGCGTTCAAAAAATCCTGTAGAAATTTTGGTTCTTCCACAATGATTTGTAAAAATGGATCATTTTGCAAAGGTAATTTTAGAAGAACTCAAAACCAAAGAAGCAGTTAAATTCTTTCCTAAGCGTTTTAAAAATGTTTTAAAAAAATGAATGGAAAACATTCATGATTGAAATATTTCACGCCAACTTTGATGAGGTCATCAAATTCCGGCTTGATATAATAAAAACGGCAATATCAAAGTTCAAGAAGAATCTCCTGGGAAAGATTGAGTTCAAGATCCAGATGTTTTAGATACTTGATTTTCTTCAGGAATTGCTCCATTTTCATTTTTACGTTGACCAACTAAAAATGAAGATTTAAATAGATTTTATCCTTTTTCACTTTTAGTTACTGGATATGATTTAATTTTCTTTTGAGTAGCTCGAATGTATTTTTTAGGTAAAGAATTTATGGGAGAAAAACCATTTAAACATTTACTTTTACACGGCTTAATTAGAGATCAATATGGACAAAAAATGTCAAAATCCCTTAATAACGGAGTTGATCCAATGGATATGGTTGAACAGTATGGTTCAGATGCTTTAAGATGGTTTTTAATTACTAACACTTCTCCAGGAATGGATATTAAATTTTCAACTGAAAAAGTTCAAAGTGCTTGGAGAATTAATAATAAATTATGAAATATTGCACACTTTATTAATTCTTTAGATGCAAAAAACGTGCAAAAAAGTGATGCAGACTATTGAATTAATAATAAACTCGCTTCATTAAATAAAGTTATTAATAAAGCAATGAAAAATTATGATTTTGCAGTTGTAGGAACTGAAATTCAACGTTATTTATTTAATGATTTAAGTGGTTGATACATTGAAATGATTAAAAATAATCCTTCTAAAAAACATGCTTTAGAAGTATTAAGAAAAACTTTAATTATTCTCCATCCATTTATGCCATTTATTACCGATAAAATTTATTCAGAACTTTTTGATGCTGAATTGTTGGATAATAATATTCCAATGATTCGTATAACTAAACAAACTCAATACATTGATAACATTATTGAAATTGTTACTGAGATCCGAAAATACCGTGAAACAAATCAAATATCGAAAAAAGAATATATTAACTATGCTTTAGAAAAACAACTAAATCAAGAACACTTACAAATTATTAATAAAATGGCATATGCCCAATATGTTCCTAATTCAGATTTTTTAATTACCTTAAGTAAAAATAATTTATTTATTCAAATTAATGAGCAATTAAAAGAGCAAAATAAACAATTATTACTTGAAAAAATCAAATTTACTCAAAGCGAAATTGACCGTGCAAGCAAAATTTTAAGTAATGCAAATTTTGTTGCTAAAGCACCAAAAGAAAAAGTCCAAATTGAGCAAGAAAAATTAGCTAAATATCAACAAGACTTAATCAAATATCAGGAGGAATTGAAATGCAAATACTAA